The Streptomyces sp. NBC_00670 genome window below encodes:
- a CDS encoding beta-galactosidase yields MRARPQAPSLADVTRGRILFGGDHNPEQWPEETWQDDVRLMKDAGVNSVTLGVFSWARIEPRPGAREFGWLDRLMDLMHAHGIGVVLATPTSAPPPWLGRLHPDTLPRDEDGRTEWWGSRQHFSHSSATYRRYAAALTEDLAARYAGHPALTMWHIGNEYCTYDHGDEAATAFRRWLRERYGTLDALNTAWGTAFWSQHYGDWAEVIPPRRAHYLKNPAHVLDFRRFTSDALLKCFLVERDIVRRHTPHLPVTTNFMPLFAGQDGWRWAAEEDVVSVDLYPDPRDPLGAQEGALVQDLTRSQAGGAPWMLMEQAAGAVSWRGVNHPKPRGMNRLWSLQAVARGADAVCYFQWRQSRQGAEKFHSGMVGHAGPEGRGFQEVKGLGADLAALGPHVTGSRVTADVALLHDWHAWWAADQEGRPSARVDHAGVLRAWHRALWENHVTTDLAHPEHDLSAYRVVVVPRLHLLTDTAVDNLVGYVRAGGTLVSGFLTGVTDRDDRVRPGGMDPRLRELFGIRVLHEWWPLEAGETAACDGFDGTLWSEELQAAPGAETVAAYRGGELDGLPAVLRNGRAWYVSTLPVPQALRTLLARITAGAGVRPVLDGLPAGVEAVRRGDLLFLLHHGREPVTVTLPDGDHHDLLTGTTVTGTLTLGRYGVAVLRP; encoded by the coding sequence ATGAGGGCTCGTCCGCAGGCTCCTTCCCTCGCCGACGTCACCCGGGGCCGGATCCTCTTCGGCGGGGACCACAACCCCGAGCAGTGGCCCGAGGAGACCTGGCAGGACGACGTCCGGCTGATGAAGGACGCCGGCGTCAACTCCGTGACCCTCGGTGTCTTCTCCTGGGCGCGGATCGAACCCCGCCCGGGCGCCCGTGAGTTCGGCTGGCTGGACCGTCTGATGGACCTGATGCACGCCCACGGCATCGGTGTCGTCCTGGCCACCCCCACCTCCGCGCCCCCGCCCTGGCTGGGCCGGCTGCACCCCGACACCCTGCCCCGTGACGAGGACGGCCGCACCGAGTGGTGGGGCTCCCGTCAGCACTTCTCCCACTCCAGCGCCACCTACCGCCGCTACGCCGCCGCCCTCACCGAGGACCTCGCCGCCCGTTACGCCGGCCATCCCGCGCTCACCATGTGGCACATCGGCAACGAGTACTGCACCTACGACCACGGCGACGAGGCCGCGACCGCCTTCCGGCGCTGGCTGCGCGAGCGGTACGGCACCCTCGACGCCCTCAACACCGCCTGGGGCACCGCCTTCTGGAGCCAGCACTACGGCGACTGGGCCGAGGTGATCCCGCCCCGCCGCGCCCACTACCTGAAGAACCCCGCACACGTGCTCGACTTCCGGCGCTTCACCTCCGACGCGCTCCTGAAGTGCTTCCTCGTCGAACGCGACATCGTCCGCCGGCACACCCCGCACCTCCCGGTCACCACCAACTTCATGCCCCTGTTCGCCGGGCAGGACGGCTGGCGGTGGGCGGCCGAGGAGGACGTCGTCTCGGTCGACCTCTACCCGGACCCGCGCGACCCGCTCGGCGCGCAGGAGGGCGCCCTCGTCCAGGACCTCACCCGCTCCCAGGCGGGCGGCGCCCCCTGGATGCTGATGGAACAGGCGGCCGGGGCGGTCAGCTGGCGGGGCGTGAACCATCCCAAGCCGCGCGGCATGAACCGGCTGTGGTCCCTCCAGGCGGTCGCCCGGGGCGCCGACGCCGTCTGCTACTTCCAGTGGCGCCAGTCCCGGCAGGGCGCCGAGAAGTTCCACTCCGGGATGGTCGGCCACGCCGGTCCCGAGGGCCGCGGCTTCCAGGAGGTCAAAGGGCTCGGCGCCGACCTCGCCGCGCTCGGCCCGCACGTCACCGGCTCCCGCGTCACCGCCGACGTGGCGCTCCTGCACGACTGGCACGCCTGGTGGGCCGCCGACCAGGAGGGCCGCCCCTCCGCCCGCGTCGACCACGCCGGGGTACTGCGCGCCTGGCACCGGGCCCTGTGGGAGAACCACGTCACCACCGACCTCGCCCACCCGGAGCACGACCTCTCCGCGTACCGGGTCGTCGTCGTGCCGCGGCTCCACCTGCTCACCGACACCGCCGTCGACAACCTCGTGGGATACGTCCGCGCCGGCGGCACCCTCGTCAGCGGCTTCCTCACCGGCGTCACCGACCGGGACGACCGCGTCCGGCCCGGCGGCATGGACCCCCGGCTGCGGGAACTGTTCGGCATCCGGGTCCTGCACGAGTGGTGGCCGCTGGAGGCCGGGGAGACCGCCGCCTGCGACGGGTTCGACGGCACGCTCTGGTCGGAGGAGCTTCAGGCCGCGCCCGGCGCCGAGACCGTCGCCGCCTACCGGGGCGGCGAACTGGACGGCCTGCCCGCCGTGCTGCGCAACGGGCGCGCCTGGTACGTCTCCACGCTCCCGGTACCGCAGGCGCTGCGCACCCTGCTCGCCCGGATCACCGCCGGTGCGGGCGTGCGCCCGGTGCTCGACGGGCTGCCCGCCGGGGTGGAGGCCGTCCGCCGCGGCGACCTGCTCTTCCTGCTCCACCACGGCCGCGAACCGGTCACCGTCACCCTCCCCGACGGCGACCACCACGACCTGCTCACCGGGACCACGGTCACGGGCACCCTCACCCTCGGACGGTACGGCGTGGCGGTGCTGCGCCCATGA
- a CDS encoding ABC transporter permease: MSHSTVPRSRSEADTPARTPVASDGATGPGTGRRPKGPGLRRRFRRDRALLLMTLPAVVLVLVFDYVPILGNIVAFEDYDPYISDNGVVSMLHSPWVGLDNFRRIFADSAFWDAVTNTLVLFSLQLVLFFPLPILLALLINSVLRPRVRAVAQAILYLPHFFSWVLVIAVFQQIFGGAGLLSQVLRQHGYDGLDVMTDPDTFKFLITGQSVWKDAGWGIIVFLAALASVSPDLYEAAAMDGAGRWRRMWHVTLPALRPVIALLLVLRVGDALTVGFEQILLQRDAVGPGAAEVLDTFVWWNGVRNQDFGYAAAAGLIKGVVSLGLVLAANKVAHLMGEQGVYQK, encoded by the coding sequence GTGTCGCACAGCACGGTGCCTCGGAGCAGGAGCGAGGCCGACACACCGGCGAGGACCCCGGTGGCGTCCGACGGCGCCACCGGACCCGGTACGGGCCGCCGCCCGAAGGGACCAGGACTGCGCCGCAGATTCCGGCGCGACCGCGCCCTGCTGCTGATGACGCTGCCCGCCGTCGTCCTCGTCCTGGTCTTCGACTACGTCCCGATCCTCGGCAACATCGTCGCCTTCGAGGACTACGACCCCTATATCAGCGACAACGGCGTCGTCTCGATGCTGCACAGCCCCTGGGTCGGGCTGGACAACTTCCGGCGGATCTTCGCCGACTCGGCCTTCTGGGACGCGGTCACCAACACCCTGGTGCTGTTCTCCCTCCAGCTGGTGCTGTTCTTCCCGCTGCCGATCCTGCTGGCGCTGCTCATCAACAGCGTGCTCAGGCCCCGGGTGCGGGCGGTGGCGCAGGCGATCCTCTACCTGCCGCACTTCTTCTCCTGGGTACTCGTCATCGCCGTCTTCCAGCAGATCTTCGGCGGCGCCGGTCTCCTCTCCCAGGTGCTGCGGCAGCACGGGTACGACGGCCTCGACGTCATGACCGACCCGGACACCTTCAAGTTCTTGATCACCGGGCAGAGCGTCTGGAAGGACGCCGGCTGGGGCATCATCGTCTTCCTCGCCGCCCTCGCCTCGGTCAGCCCCGACCTCTACGAGGCCGCCGCGATGGACGGCGCCGGACGGTGGCGCCGCATGTGGCACGTCACGCTGCCCGCGCTGCGCCCGGTGATCGCGCTGCTGCTGGTGCTGCGCGTCGGCGACGCCCTCACCGTCGGCTTCGAACAGATCCTGCTGCAACGCGACGCCGTCGGCCCGGGCGCCGCCGAGGTCCTGGACACCTTCGTGTGGTGGAACGGCGTGCGCAACCAGGACTTCGGCTACGCGGCCGCCGCCGGACTGATCAAGGGCGTGGTCAGCCTCGGCCTGGTCCTCGCCGCCAACAAGGTGGCCCATCTCATGGGCGAGCAGGGGGTGTACCAGAAGTGA
- a CDS encoding LacI family DNA-binding transcriptional regulator translates to MVTLAEVAQHAGVSASTVSYVLSGKRSISSGTRQRVEESIRELGYHPNAGARALASSRSNIIALMVPLRTDMYVPVMMEIAIAVATTARAHGYDVLLLTGEEGPDAVRRVTGSGLADAMILMDVELDDERLPLLRESGQPSVLIGLPADATGLTCVDLDFTATGALCVEHLAMLGHRDIAVIGEAAAVYERHTGFAERTLDGLRTRAGELGLRMLHRPCEGGYDAMAVTLARIFDERPGTSGFVVQNESAVEPLLALLRQQGRAVPEDVSVIAVCPDQVAVQASVRLTAVAIPAQEMGRRAVDRLVAKLEGRDEDEVVLLAPELTVRASTGPAPSVS, encoded by the coding sequence ATGGTCACCCTCGCCGAGGTCGCCCAGCATGCCGGAGTGTCGGCGAGTACCGTGAGCTACGTCCTCAGCGGCAAGCGGTCGATCTCCTCGGGGACCCGGCAGCGGGTCGAGGAGTCCATCCGGGAGCTGGGCTACCACCCCAACGCCGGTGCGCGGGCCCTGGCGAGCAGCCGGTCGAACATCATCGCGCTGATGGTCCCGCTGCGCACCGACATGTACGTGCCGGTGATGATGGAGATCGCCATCGCGGTCGCCACCACCGCCCGCGCCCACGGCTACGACGTCCTGCTGCTGACCGGCGAGGAGGGCCCGGACGCCGTCCGGCGCGTCACCGGCAGCGGGCTCGCGGACGCCATGATCCTGATGGACGTCGAACTCGACGACGAGCGGCTGCCGTTGCTGCGCGAGTCCGGGCAGCCCTCCGTGCTCATCGGGCTGCCCGCCGACGCCACCGGGCTCACCTGCGTCGACCTCGACTTCACGGCCACCGGCGCCCTGTGCGTGGAGCACCTCGCGATGCTCGGGCACCGTGACATCGCTGTCATCGGTGAGGCGGCGGCCGTCTACGAGCGGCACACCGGGTTCGCGGAGCGCACGCTCGACGGGCTGCGCACCCGCGCGGGCGAGCTGGGGCTGCGGATGCTGCACCGGCCGTGCGAGGGCGGGTACGACGCGATGGCCGTGACCCTGGCCCGGATCTTCGACGAGCGGCCGGGCACCTCGGGGTTCGTGGTGCAGAACGAGTCCGCGGTGGAGCCGCTCCTTGCCCTGTTGCGGCAGCAGGGGCGGGCCGTGCCGGAGGACGTCTCGGTGATCGCCGTCTGTCCGGACCAGGTCGCCGTGCAGGCCTCGGTGCGGCTGACGGCCGTCGCCATCCCGGCGCAGGAGATGGGGCGCCGGGCGGTGGACCGGCTCGTCGCCAAGCTGGAGGGCCGGGACGAGGACGAGGTCGTCCTCCTGGCACCGGAGTTGACCGTGCGGGCGAGCACCGGTCCGGCGCCGTCCGTGTCCTGA
- a CDS encoding carbohydrate ABC transporter permease yields the protein MTWEPEDTDAAPAPVKRTHWWAAPPRPVWEEGPTAAGAAGKGLVLTLACLAVLFPLWIVVVTSLSTRKTIDEAGGLVMVPKGITFVAYRELLSGGQVTRAAVISVAVTLVGTLFSMAVSILCAYGLSRGGSLGHRWILLLLMATMFFSAGLIPTYLLVQTLGLTDSYLALILPSAVSVFNILVLRGFFTGISPELTDSARIDGAGDLRILWTIVMPLSRAVIAVITLFYAVGYWSAWFNASLYLNDQDMMPLQNVMIQLVQKQEAPVGLAQAIKTGELSGLAVQMAVMVMALLPVAVLSPFVQRHFKKGMLTGAVKG from the coding sequence ATGACATGGGAGCCGGAGGACACGGACGCCGCACCGGCCCCGGTGAAGAGGACCCACTGGTGGGCCGCGCCGCCCCGGCCGGTCTGGGAGGAGGGACCCACCGCCGCGGGCGCCGCCGGCAAGGGGCTCGTGCTGACCCTGGCCTGTCTCGCCGTCCTCTTCCCGCTCTGGATCGTCGTCGTCACCAGCCTGTCCACCCGGAAGACCATCGACGAGGCCGGCGGCCTGGTGATGGTCCCCAAGGGCATCACCTTCGTCGCCTACCGCGAACTGCTCAGCGGCGGCCAGGTCACCCGCGCCGCCGTCATCAGCGTCGCCGTCACCCTCGTCGGCACGCTCTTCTCGATGGCCGTCTCCATCCTGTGCGCCTACGGGCTCTCGCGCGGCGGCTCGCTGGGCCACCGCTGGATCCTGCTGCTCCTGATGGCCACGATGTTCTTCAGCGCCGGTCTCATCCCGACCTATCTGCTGGTGCAGACCCTCGGCCTCACCGACAGCTATCTCGCGCTGATCCTGCCGAGCGCCGTCAGCGTCTTCAACATCCTGGTGCTGCGCGGCTTCTTCACCGGCATCTCGCCGGAACTCACCGACAGCGCCCGCATCGACGGCGCCGGTGACCTGCGCATCCTGTGGACGATCGTGATGCCGCTGTCCCGCGCGGTCATCGCGGTGATCACGCTGTTCTACGCCGTCGGCTACTGGAGCGCCTGGTTCAACGCCTCCCTCTATCTCAACGACCAGGACATGATGCCGCTGCAGAACGTGATGATCCAGCTCGTGCAGAAGCAGGAGGCCCCGGTCGGGCTCGCCCAGGCCATCAAGACCGGCGAACTGTCGGGTCTGGCCGTCCAGATGGCCGTCATGGTGATGGCGCTGCTGCCGGTCGCCGTGCTGTCGCCGTTCGTGCAGCGGCACTTCAAGAAGGGGATGCTGACGGGGGCGGTCAAGGGATGA
- a CDS encoding glycoside hydrolase family 12 protein, whose translation MAPTRTLKRLTTVIPAFALALGASIGLASAPAQAAVWNSCDQWGNTTLNGYTLYNNIWGSGAGSQCVWANSGTNWGVWADHPGTGGIKSYPNSKKVINKSITSLGSLSSSYHVSVPSSGAYNTSYDIWDTDYDYEIMLWVNRTGAVGPLGTSQGNLTLGGHTWTVYKGNNGANEVFSFVRTSNSTSGTVDILPLLKWIKDTKGWFGNETIGDVQFGYEITSSPGGLDFVTNNLTVSGG comes from the coding sequence ATGGCACCCACCCGCACACTGAAGCGGCTCACCACGGTGATACCGGCTTTCGCACTCGCCCTCGGCGCGAGCATCGGCCTCGCCTCCGCCCCCGCCCAGGCCGCCGTCTGGAACTCCTGCGACCAGTGGGGCAACACCACGCTGAACGGCTACACGCTGTACAACAACATCTGGGGCTCCGGCGCCGGCAGCCAGTGCGTCTGGGCCAACTCCGGCACGAACTGGGGCGTGTGGGCGGACCACCCGGGCACCGGTGGCATCAAGTCGTACCCCAACAGCAAGAAGGTGATCAACAAGTCGATCACCTCGCTGGGTTCGCTCAGCAGCAGCTACCACGTGAGCGTGCCGTCGTCCGGCGCGTACAACACGTCGTACGACATCTGGGACACCGACTACGACTACGAGATCATGCTCTGGGTCAACAGGACCGGAGCCGTCGGCCCGCTCGGCACCTCGCAGGGCAACCTGACGCTCGGCGGACACACCTGGACCGTCTACAAGGGCAACAACGGCGCCAACGAGGTGTTCTCCTTCGTCCGCACCTCGAACTCCACCTCGGGGACGGTCGACATCCTGCCCCTCCTGAAGTGGATCAAGGACACCAAGGGCTGGTTCGGCAACGAGACCATCGGGGACGTGCAGTTCGGCTACGAGATCACGTCCTCTCCCGGCGGACTGGACTTCGTCACCAACAACCTGACGGTCAGCGGCGGCTGA
- a CDS encoding glycosyl hydrolase family 95 catalytic domain-containing protein, with the protein MTRRPPGEGPVHGTWEPAPAARWEDAYLTGNGRHGAMVYGDPYDDRVVVNHHTLVRPNGAEHARPPHLADRLGEVRDRLLAGDPYAAESFTDGRPLQWVRPFHPAFLTRLLRTPGTEGPRPYRRSVDFATGVVRAVAGEWESAVFVSRADDVLVQYVTGPDLTLGIGLDHRLPGAPPDLRVGHGAALTAGGARLTLRARYPDGDEGYTGVTVVRVTGGRTTVGPPGVRVEAAESVLLLTRVRRHTGDSDAEAEAGALRELSRAVADPPGEASPYAALLARHTALHRAAYARVTLDLGADETERALPGSVLLARPASPALLERLFAAGRYHLLSASGMLPPRLTGLWTGDWDTAWSGAFTTNANLNLQTASAAAAALPEVTEAHARLVHGQFDDWRENARVIFGARGAVAPSHTDGACGLTYHFSREYPLHLWTAGADWLLVPLVEHDETRGERDPRTTAALAEVARFYEDFLTRTDDDGHLVVVPSYSPENRPAGGSWGALNAAMDLSAARHALRTAAARHPGTAHAARWTALADRLPPHRVNAEGALAEWAYPGLGDTYDHRHLSHLYGVWPLDEITPYDTPALAAAAHRALELRGTENDSAHGHLHHALISARLADAGRTADALARVLGGDYFHASLMSAHYPHRDVYNADAAHALPAVLIEMLVHSTPGRLVLLPALPASFPRGELRGVRTRFGAAVDVTWTPEAATAVVRPTRTGRVALRTPSGAEDLDLVAGEDRVLTLRRRR; encoded by the coding sequence ATGACCCGCCGACCACCCGGCGAAGGCCCGGTGCACGGCACCTGGGAGCCGGCCCCCGCCGCCCGCTGGGAGGACGCCTACCTCACCGGCAACGGCCGGCACGGCGCCATGGTGTACGGCGACCCGTACGACGACCGGGTCGTCGTCAACCACCACACGCTCGTCCGCCCCAACGGCGCCGAGCACGCCCGGCCGCCCCACCTCGCGGACCGGCTCGGGGAAGTGCGGGACCGGCTCCTCGCGGGCGACCCGTACGCCGCCGAGTCGTTCACCGACGGGCGCCCGCTGCAGTGGGTGCGGCCGTTCCACCCGGCCTTCCTGACCCGGCTGCTGCGGACGCCGGGCACGGAGGGCCCTCGTCCGTACCGCCGGTCGGTCGACTTCGCCACCGGGGTCGTCCGGGCGGTCGCGGGGGAGTGGGAGAGCGCGGTGTTCGTCTCCCGCGCCGACGACGTGCTCGTCCAGTACGTCACCGGGCCGGACCTCACCCTCGGCATCGGTCTCGACCACCGGCTCCCGGGCGCCCCGCCCGACCTGCGCGTCGGTCACGGTGCGGCGCTCACCGCCGGGGGCGCCCGGCTCACGCTGCGCGCCCGCTACCCGGACGGCGACGAGGGGTACACCGGCGTCACGGTCGTCCGCGTCACCGGCGGCCGTACGACGGTGGGACCGCCGGGGGTGCGGGTCGAGGCGGCGGAGTCGGTGCTGCTGCTGACTCGGGTGCGGCGCCACACGGGCGACTCGGATGCGGAGGCGGAGGCGGGGGCGCTGAGGGAGCTGTCGCGGGCGGTCGCCGATCCGCCGGGTGAGGCGTCCCCGTACGCCGCCCTCCTCGCCCGGCACACCGCCCTGCACCGCGCCGCCTACGCCCGCGTCACCCTCGACCTCGGCGCCGACGAGACCGAACGCGCGCTTCCCGGCTCCGTCCTCCTCGCACGCCCCGCCTCACCGGCACTCCTCGAACGGCTGTTCGCCGCCGGCCGCTACCACCTGCTCTCCGCGAGCGGGATGCTCCCGCCCCGGCTGACCGGGCTGTGGACCGGCGACTGGGACACCGCCTGGTCCGGCGCGTTCACCACCAACGCCAACCTCAACCTCCAGACCGCCTCCGCCGCGGCCGCCGCCCTCCCCGAGGTCACCGAGGCGCACGCCCGCCTCGTCCACGGGCAGTTCGACGACTGGCGGGAGAACGCCCGCGTGATCTTCGGCGCCCGGGGAGCGGTCGCCCCCTCGCACACCGACGGCGCCTGTGGGCTGACGTACCACTTCAGCCGCGAGTACCCCCTGCACCTGTGGACGGCCGGCGCCGACTGGCTGCTCGTCCCCCTCGTCGAGCACGACGAGACACGCGGCGAACGGGACCCGCGCACCACCGCCGCGCTCGCCGAAGTCGCCCGGTTCTACGAGGACTTCCTCACCCGCACGGACGACGACGGGCACCTGGTCGTCGTCCCGTCCTACTCGCCCGAGAACCGTCCGGCGGGCGGGAGCTGGGGCGCGCTCAACGCCGCCATGGACCTCTCCGCGGCCCGCCACGCGCTGCGCACGGCCGCCGCCCGCCACCCCGGCACGGCGCACGCGGCCCGCTGGACGGCGCTCGCCGACCGCCTCCCGCCCCACAGGGTCAACGCCGAGGGGGCGCTGGCCGAATGGGCGTACCCCGGCCTCGGCGACACCTACGACCACCGTCACCTCAGCCACCTCTACGGCGTCTGGCCCCTGGACGAGATCACCCCGTACGACACCCCCGCGCTCGCCGCGGCGGCCCACCGCGCCCTGGAACTGCGCGGCACGGAGAACGACTCCGCCCACGGCCATCTGCACCACGCGTTGATCTCCGCCCGCCTCGCCGACGCCGGCCGGACGGCCGACGCCCTCGCCCGCGTCCTTGGGGGCGACTACTTCCACGCCTCCCTGATGAGCGCGCACTACCCCCACCGTGACGTCTACAACGCCGACGCCGCCCACGCGCTGCCCGCCGTGCTGATCGAGATGCTCGTGCACTCCACCCCCGGCCGGCTGGTGCTGCTGCCCGCGCTCCCGGCGTCGTTCCCGCGCGGTGAATTGCGGGGCGTCCGCACCCGGTTCGGCGCCGCGGTCGACGTGACCTGGACCCCCGAGGCCGCCACCGCCGTCGTACGCCCCACGCGCACCGGCCGTGTCGCACTCAGGACCCCCTCCGGCGCCGAGGACCTGGACCTCGTCGCCGGGGAGGACCGCGTCCTCACCCTGAGGAGGAGGCGGTGA
- a CDS encoding extracellular solute-binding protein, translating into MTSNAAATPTAPAPAPTASGPAAPGPSRRSFLASTAVATAAVAGGLPLLAGCGDADSGSRDGTTSDKDAKKLLPAYVAHNVVSPDIPARNGSSVGFTSRLAVADLKTSVPKKLGKGGKVTIMSPFWGTPPKGDNAYYRAMNDLIGVDVAWENQDGNTYDQKLGAVLASSDIPDVVVVPSWNLTGKIPSAVIGKFADLGPYLSGDKVEEYPNLAAIPTDAWQRSIFGGKLRGLPQPAPYVTGIVPLYREDIFAKEGYDVPTSAADFLALAKEATSAKAKRWFCQDMKWTAFNSFGVLSGSEKPLGWNLVDGKLVYRIETDAYLEALEWTRKLFAAGVVHPDARLGKSSATDPGPKFAAGEFLVYNQNISQWYSRTAEQATQNPDFACGGMDIFGHDGGDPHLWAEEPAGIFAFVNKKASSSVIRDVLAVANTTAAPYGTKEYMLTNYGVEGTHYTVKNGVPVKNDKGNQEVINAYVMVASPAATTAHPDFPDVAKDQVEWQQRMGAHTKKSSFWGMTITEPSRWTNLSNDFEQLEDDIVRGRKKIGDMQQAVADWKSKGGDKLRDWYKKILDENGTAAD; encoded by the coding sequence ATGACGTCGAACGCCGCCGCCACTCCGACCGCCCCCGCCCCGGCCCCCACGGCCTCGGGGCCCGCCGCCCCGGGGCCGAGCCGGAGGAGCTTCCTCGCCTCCACCGCCGTCGCCACCGCCGCGGTCGCCGGGGGCCTGCCGCTGCTCGCCGGCTGCGGCGACGCGGACAGCGGCTCGCGCGACGGCACCACCTCGGACAAGGACGCGAAGAAGCTGCTGCCGGCCTACGTCGCCCACAACGTGGTGTCCCCGGACATCCCGGCCAGGAACGGTTCCTCGGTCGGCTTCACGAGCAGGCTCGCCGTGGCCGACCTGAAGACGTCGGTGCCCAAAAAGCTCGGCAAGGGCGGCAAGGTCACCATCATGTCGCCGTTCTGGGGCACCCCGCCCAAGGGCGACAACGCCTACTACCGGGCGATGAACGACCTGATCGGCGTCGACGTCGCCTGGGAGAACCAGGACGGCAACACCTACGACCAGAAGCTCGGCGCGGTCCTCGCCTCCAGCGACATCCCGGACGTCGTGGTCGTCCCCAGCTGGAACCTCACCGGCAAGATCCCCAGCGCCGTCATCGGCAAGTTCGCCGACCTCGGTCCGTACCTCTCCGGCGACAAGGTCGAGGAGTACCCCAACCTCGCCGCCATCCCCACCGACGCCTGGCAGCGCTCGATCTTCGGCGGCAAGCTGCGCGGACTGCCCCAGCCCGCCCCGTACGTCACCGGCATCGTGCCGCTGTACCGCGAGGACATCTTCGCCAAGGAGGGCTACGACGTCCCCACCTCGGCCGCCGACTTCCTCGCCCTGGCCAAGGAGGCCACCAGCGCCAAGGCCAAGCGCTGGTTCTGCCAGGACATGAAGTGGACGGCGTTCAACAGCTTCGGCGTGCTCTCCGGCAGCGAGAAGCCGCTCGGCTGGAACCTCGTCGACGGCAAGCTGGTCTACCGCATCGAGACCGACGCGTACCTCGAGGCCCTGGAGTGGACGCGCAAGCTGTTCGCCGCCGGTGTCGTCCACCCCGACGCCAGGCTCGGCAAGTCCAGCGCCACCGACCCCGGCCCCAAGTTCGCGGCCGGCGAGTTCCTCGTCTACAACCAGAACATCTCGCAGTGGTACAGCCGCACCGCCGAACAGGCCACCCAGAACCCGGACTTCGCGTGCGGCGGGATGGACATCTTCGGTCACGACGGCGGTGACCCGCACCTGTGGGCCGAGGAACCGGCCGGCATCTTCGCCTTCGTCAACAAGAAGGCCTCGTCGTCCGTCATCCGTGACGTGCTCGCCGTCGCCAACACCACCGCCGCCCCGTACGGCACCAAGGAGTACATGCTCACCAACTACGGCGTCGAGGGCACCCACTACACGGTGAAGAACGGTGTGCCCGTCAAGAACGACAAGGGCAACCAGGAAGTCATCAACGCCTATGTGATGGTCGCGAGCCCCGCCGCGACCACCGCCCACCCCGACTTCCCCGACGTCGCCAAGGACCAGGTGGAGTGGCAGCAGCGGATGGGCGCCCACACGAAGAAGTCCTCCTTCTGGGGCATGACGATCACCGAGCCCAGCCGCTGGACCAACCTCTCCAACGACTTCGAGCAGCTGGAGGACGACATCGTCCGCGGTCGCAAGAAGATCGGCGACATGCAGCAGGCCGTCGCCGACTGGAAGAGCAAGGGCGGCGACAAGCTCCGCGACTGGTACAAGAAGATCCTCGACGAGAACGGCACGGCGGCCGACTGA